A genomic stretch from Gardnerella leopoldii includes:
- a CDS encoding ParA family protein produces MPTDLLGREYETFHAPEPLTSHGPARIIAMCNQKGGVGKTTSSINIAGALSQYGRRVLIVDFDPQGAATVGLGINANALDNTVYTALFDSSVDVHDVIRHTETENIDIIPANIDLSAAEVQLVTEVGREQILAGVLRKVRDEYDVIIVDCQPSLGLLTVNALTAADGVIIPLAAEFFALRGVALLMQSIEKVQSRINPNLKVFGVLVTMYTRTLHSEEVLQRIYEAFQDKVLHSVISRSIKLPDSTVAAVPITIFAPEHKTAKEYREVARELIAKGVVA; encoded by the coding sequence ATGCCTACTGATTTACTTGGACGCGAATACGAAACTTTTCATGCACCAGAGCCGTTAACTTCACACGGTCCTGCTCGCATTATTGCAATGTGCAACCAGAAAGGTGGAGTTGGTAAAACTACAAGTTCCATTAATATTGCTGGCGCACTAAGTCAGTATGGTCGTCGCGTTTTGATTGTTGATTTCGATCCGCAAGGTGCGGCAACAGTTGGACTTGGAATTAACGCAAATGCGCTTGATAATACAGTTTATACGGCATTATTTGATTCGTCTGTAGACGTGCATGATGTAATTCGTCATACTGAAACAGAAAATATTGATATTATTCCTGCAAATATTGATTTATCTGCAGCTGAAGTTCAGTTAGTAACCGAAGTAGGACGAGAGCAAATATTAGCAGGTGTATTACGCAAAGTGCGTGACGAATACGACGTTATTATAGTTGATTGCCAGCCTTCTCTCGGCTTGCTTACTGTAAATGCGTTAACAGCAGCTGATGGCGTGATTATTCCACTTGCTGCAGAGTTCTTTGCTCTTCGAGGCGTGGCTCTTCTTATGCAATCAATTGAGAAGGTACAATCTCGTATTAATCCAAATCTTAAAGTATTTGGCGTTTTGGTTACTATGTATACACGCACTTTGCATAGCGAAGAAGTCTTACAGCGCATTTACGAAGCTTTCCAAGATAAAGTTTTGCATTCCGTGATTTCGCGTTCTATTAAGCTGCCAGATTCTACAGTTGCTGCAGTTCCTATCACTATTTTTGCTCCTGAGCACAAGACTGCAAAAGAGTACCGCGAAGTTGCGCGTGAGCTTATTGCTAAAGGTGTTGTTGCTTAA
- the typA gene encoding translational GTPase TypA, with translation MTVRGDIRNVAIVAHVDHGKTTLVNAMLQQSHVFSEREEVPDRVMDSNDLEREKGITILAKNTAVQYTGPLAEKYGHPEGITINVIDTPGHADFGGEVERGISMVDGVVLLVDASEGPLPQTRFVLRKALEAKLPVILCVNKVDRPDARIEEVVGESTDLLLGLAQDVVEEGIDLDLDALLDLPVIYCAAKAGYASVNQPANGALPDNDNLEPLFDSIISNIPAPEYEEGAPLQAHVANIDSSDFLGRLGLVRIYNGTLEKGKTYGLSRVDGSIENFRVSELLRTQGLERTPVASAGPGDIVAVAGVNDIMIGETIVDQNDPKPLPLIHVDDPAISMTFGVNDSPLAGTEGKDHKLTARMIKDRLDRELIGNVSIKVIPTERPDAWEVQGRGELALAVLAEQMRREGYELTVGRPQVVTKTIDGQINEPMESTTIDVPEEYMGTVTQLMADRKGRMDSMSNHGSGWVRLQFTVPSRGLIGFRTALLSATRGTGIASSISAGYAPWAGQIVTRQNGSMVCDRKGVATPYAMQRLQARGIFFVDPQSPVYEGQIVGINNKPDELDVNITLAKHMTNMRSSTADVLETLTPPIKMSLEESLDFANEDECVEVTPEAIRVRKIILSRDEWYKWRAKQRRQNNNAA, from the coding sequence ATGACTGTTCGCGGTGATATTCGAAATGTGGCAATTGTGGCGCACGTAGACCACGGTAAGACCACTCTGGTAAACGCCATGCTTCAGCAGTCGCACGTATTTTCTGAGCGTGAAGAAGTTCCAGATCGCGTTATGGATTCCAATGATTTGGAACGCGAGAAGGGCATTACTATTCTTGCTAAAAACACTGCTGTTCAGTACACAGGTCCATTAGCTGAAAAGTATGGTCATCCAGAAGGTATCACTATTAACGTTATTGATACTCCAGGTCACGCTGATTTCGGTGGTGAGGTCGAGCGTGGTATCTCTATGGTTGACGGCGTTGTTTTGTTGGTTGACGCTTCTGAAGGTCCTCTTCCACAGACTCGCTTTGTGCTTCGTAAAGCTTTGGAAGCTAAGCTTCCTGTTATTTTGTGCGTAAATAAGGTAGATCGTCCAGATGCTCGTATTGAAGAAGTTGTTGGCGAATCTACAGATTTGCTTCTTGGCTTGGCTCAGGATGTTGTTGAGGAAGGTATTGACCTCGATCTCGACGCTTTGCTTGATTTGCCAGTAATTTATTGCGCTGCTAAAGCTGGTTATGCTTCTGTTAATCAGCCTGCGAATGGTGCTCTTCCGGATAACGATAATTTGGAGCCATTGTTTGATTCTATTATTTCAAACATTCCAGCTCCTGAATACGAAGAAGGCGCTCCTCTTCAAGCTCATGTTGCAAACATTGATTCCTCTGACTTCTTGGGTCGTCTTGGTTTAGTGCGAATTTACAATGGTACTTTGGAAAAGGGCAAGACTTACGGTCTTTCTCGTGTCGATGGTTCCATTGAAAACTTCCGTGTTTCTGAGCTTCTTCGCACTCAAGGTTTGGAGCGCACTCCTGTAGCTTCTGCAGGTCCTGGCGATATTGTGGCTGTTGCTGGCGTAAACGACATTATGATTGGTGAAACTATCGTTGACCAGAATGATCCAAAGCCGCTTCCATTGATTCATGTCGACGATCCTGCAATTTCTATGACTTTCGGCGTGAACGATTCTCCTCTTGCTGGAACTGAAGGCAAAGATCATAAGCTTACTGCTCGTATGATTAAGGATCGTTTGGATCGCGAGCTTATTGGTAACGTTTCTATTAAGGTTATTCCAACTGAGCGCCCAGATGCTTGGGAAGTTCAAGGTCGTGGCGAGCTTGCTTTGGCTGTGTTAGCTGAGCAAATGCGTCGCGAGGGCTACGAGCTTACAGTTGGTCGTCCTCAGGTCGTTACCAAGACTATTGATGGTCAAATTAATGAGCCTATGGAAAGCACTACGATTGATGTCCCAGAAGAATACATGGGTACCGTCACTCAGCTTATGGCTGATCGTAAGGGTCGTATGGATTCTATGAGCAACCACGGTTCTGGTTGGGTTCGTTTGCAATTTACTGTTCCTTCTCGCGGTCTTATCGGTTTCCGCACTGCCTTGCTTTCTGCTACTCGCGGAACTGGTATTGCAAGCTCTATTTCCGCTGGTTATGCTCCATGGGCTGGTCAGATTGTGACTCGTCAGAATGGTTCCATGGTTTGCGATCGCAAGGGTGTTGCAACTCCTTATGCTATGCAGCGTTTGCAAGCTCGTGGTATCTTCTTCGTTGATCCACAAAGCCCAGTTTACGAAGGACAAATCGTTGGTATTAACAATAAACCAGATGAGCTGGATGTAAATATTACGCTTGCTAAGCACATGACTAACATGCGTTCTTCAACTGCTGACGTGCTTGAAACTTTAACTCCACCAATTAAGATGAGCTTGGAAGAGTCTCTTGACTTCGCTAACGAAGACGAGTGCGTGGAAGTTACGCCTGAAGCAATTCGCGTGCGCAAGATTATTTTGAGCCGCGATGAGTGGTACAAGTGGCGTGCTAAGCAGCGTCGTCAAAACAACAACGCTGCATGA
- a CDS encoding prephenate dehydratase domain-containing protein has product MNGNKNSQSARKLCYLGPEGSFTHHASLKVQEQCQSFDNLRLIPTACENVLSIASEIEEHHHWGVIAWENNIEGVVIPNLDLLIDAKNMVGIARIGVDISFDAVVCKSDSIDNCSTIVAHPHALAQCRKFSQERGLQEKTASSNAAACRDLVPGEVALCPKICADLYNRQIVSEAVEDFSGARTEFLVLAPRDQALDFVNVQRENFSSFSSIIAFIPRSTGAGVLANLLDVVRDHGLNMTSFMSRPIKGQDGLYSFIATVDAAPWDSTCKAMIQEVVEHGDWVRVLAVYSSDKRKNPVMNDWMLPHGGVCVEPSVDALRNLNVMRAERELLW; this is encoded by the coding sequence ATGAATGGTAATAAGAACAGTCAGAGTGCTCGTAAATTATGCTATTTAGGGCCGGAAGGTTCTTTTACTCATCATGCATCTTTAAAAGTTCAAGAACAATGTCAATCATTTGATAATTTGCGACTTATTCCAACTGCTTGCGAGAATGTTCTTAGTATTGCTAGTGAAATTGAAGAGCATCACCATTGGGGTGTTATTGCGTGGGAAAACAATATTGAAGGCGTTGTAATACCTAATTTAGATTTACTCATTGATGCAAAGAATATGGTTGGTATTGCTCGAATAGGCGTTGATATTAGTTTTGATGCTGTTGTTTGCAAATCAGATTCAATCGATAATTGCTCTACTATTGTTGCTCACCCTCACGCGTTGGCGCAATGTCGTAAGTTTTCTCAAGAGCGCGGTTTACAAGAAAAAACTGCGTCTTCAAATGCTGCTGCTTGTAGGGATTTAGTTCCTGGCGAAGTTGCTTTATGTCCTAAAATTTGTGCTGATTTATACAATAGGCAGATTGTGAGCGAAGCAGTTGAAGATTTTTCTGGCGCGCGCACTGAATTTTTAGTGTTAGCTCCTCGAGATCAGGCTTTAGATTTTGTTAATGTGCAGCGAGAAAATTTTTCATCTTTTTCATCAATTATTGCGTTTATTCCGCGTTCTACAGGTGCTGGAGTGTTAGCAAATTTGCTTGATGTTGTGCGAGATCATGGCCTTAATATGACTTCCTTTATGTCTAGACCAATTAAAGGGCAGGATGGTTTATACAGTTTTATTGCAACTGTTGATGCTGCTCCTTGGGATTCTACGTGTAAAGCTATGATTCAAGAGGTTGTTGAACATGGTGATTGGGTTCGAGTTTTAGCAGTGTATTCTTCTGATAAACGCAAGAATCCGGTGATGAATGATTGGATGCTACCTCATGGTGGAGTGTGCGTTGAACCTTCAGTTGATGCTTTACGTAATTTGAACGTAATGCGTGCAGAAAGAGAATTATTATGGTAG